In Camelina sativa cultivar DH55 chromosome 13, Cs, whole genome shotgun sequence, the genomic window AGAACAAGCTTCTCAACAACACCAGGCTTCTCACCTTCATTGATTAGCCCCAAGAAAGGAGAGAGGAGGACACCTTACTCCAGCAAGGACACTAACAGAGTCAGTGAGAAAGGTCTCCTTCCTTCTCGAGGATTTGGAGTAAGACGAGTCTTGAACAATTATCTTGGCATGGAATCGAAACTGAAAATATGCGTGAGTCCTTCAGATAGTTCAGATACAGCTGTGATGAACCAGATCAgcaaagaaggtgaagaagagaagaaaagaaactcaACATCAGTACATCAAAAAGGTCCTCCAAAGTACACAGTCTCTTAAGACCTTTTCCTCTTTTAGTAACTCAATAGAGAGGAGTGTATAATTTATGCAGACatggatttgatttgtttgataTTATTTACTTGTAGTTTGTCTTATTTCAAATGGTAAAGTGTCTACTTTTGCAAACCACATCAGATTTAAAAATGGAAGTAGCCGTAACAAACACACTCACCAAATCTATTCTGGTTGGTTTACCAATTTATGGGTTGGTTAAcaactttaacaaaaacaaaagattaaggGTTTTAATATATGATCGCCTTTAGGTAGCGTATAACAACAAagtcgttgtagtatagtggtaagtattcccgcctgtcacgcgggtgacccgggttcgatccccggcaacggcgattgtttttttcatctttgttttttttgcctccttttaatttcattctctctctctgcgaGAATCTCTCTGATTCGCCGGATCTGTCGGAGAGAAACATGACGACGAGTATTCACATAACAGCTCTAGACGGAATCGTCAACGTGAACTCTCTCTTCACCCTCGCCGTATTCATCGGATTAGCTTGGAACCCAACCGATCCAAACAACAGCCTCGTAACCGACCCTAATTGCGTCCCTACAACTCGTATGGCTGAGAATCTCGTCGCCTTCCATGTCTACTCCTTCGCTTCGTTCCTTTTCTCGAGTCTCATAGCTCTAGGTCTCAAACAGGCCATGAGGCTCAAcatagcttcttcttttcactTCTCTGCTCGGATCGATCCTGTGGTGTACTATGTCAACAAGACGGCTCTTAGATTTGGGATGGTTATCTCCGGTTTGGGATCGGTTTGTGGATGTGGGTTTCTCATGTTGGCTTTGATTAATGTTGTTCAGATCAAGCTTGGGACTTTGGGTTGTGGTGCTAGTGGTCATACTTATGCTGCTGTTGTCCCGCTTCTGATTCTGGTCCCTTCTGCACTTTTTATCTATGTGTCTCTTATGTTATATGCTTTTACTCGTTAGaaacatggattttttttttttaattccatgAATTTGATACAGTTAGGATTTATGTATGTTTGTATGATGATGTGATGGGGGAAATGAGAATGATTCTTATGCTTGATATGGTTCTTGTAAATCTTTTGGTTTTGGCTTCTGATTTAAGTTTTGATGTCTGAGTTAGGCACATGTGTGTTTTTATCTGGAATATTAACTGGTGGATTCAAACTGATTCGATCCAAGGAAATGGGTGTGTGATATTATATGCTGGATTCTGATGCTTGTTTGGTTTGATCGATTCTCTTGGATTATTGATAAAGCAGAGTTACTGACTTACTGTACAAAGGAAAAGTTTTCACCCTCCTTCGAGTCGAGacatgaaaaagagaaaaacttttCTTGTTTCTAGTTTTGTGTCCTCTCATTAAGCTGATTGATTGGTTTCCTCTCTGTCATACTATCCCACTTGGCTCCGGTACTACTTCAGCTGAATCGTTTGCGTAAATATCTTTGGGGactgaagaaaaagaatctcaTGTGGTGGTCATTGATCTTGTTCTCACTAAAGGCTCATAATACTACTGGTGTTACACAAGTGGTTGTTAGAAATAGATAAGCTCATAAGGCCATTTTGAAGTTATCCTTTGGTTTGTGCTATTGGTTTGTCATGTAAAACCACCTCTTTGCTTTCTCAAAGGTTCAAATGGTTAGAATAGAGACTAAGGGTTATTGACCTTACTTTAGTTTATAATAACTTTGCACTTTGAAGCCCTTAATGCGGCTGATTAGGTGAAGTAATTACTATGCTCTTTTAGTGCTTCTTCCACTATTTCTATGTGGATTATTTTATCCTGCCAAATCCTCCGGAAATGCCATTTCAGTTGCTATAAATGTGTCAGGTTACACAAGTAGTATATGCATAATCTAGTCTTCTTTAAAATGGGAACCCATGTTTTATCTCGCATTTTATTCCTAGTTCTCTGCATCTACAGCCTTAGAACCATGGTTGATGCAGCTGGAGAATGCGGGCGAAATCCCCCAGATAGAGAAGCCATCAAGCTGGCTCCTTGTGCAATGGCTTCACAAGACACATCTGCAAAAGTGTCTCCAACTTGCTGTGCTCGAGTGAGAGAGATGGGAAAGAACCCTAAATGCCTTTGCGCTGTCATGCTTTCTTCCACAGCTAGGAGCTCTGGAGCAAAGCCAGAGATCTCAATGACAATTCCTAAACGTTGCAACATCGCTAGTCGTCCCATTGGATACAAGTGTGGAGGTAATGATATAAAAGCTTGTTGTAACTTTCCTATTTCATTGCAGATGCAATTTTGCTTATCAAGTGTTCGTTACTTGTTCTCATGCAGCTTATACTCTGCCTTGAAGCAGCAGACCGAGCAGTATACGTGATCTTCAAAACCAATCTAAATTGCTGTCACACGTTCACATGTGTATGACTTGTAGTTTCAATAAAAATTTGGATCAAAACGGTGATTGATCATGAAATGATATGACTTGCTACTGAGACGGTTTTGAGTATTTTAATTACTTGTTGTATGCGATACATTAGTCATAGATGCGGTCCATTAACATCCCTCTTATAACTATCAACCCCCCAACATATGAGAttacaaaagataaaagatgaagAACTTATAAACAAAACCCGAAGATCACACTGCAAATTAAGTTACAGATATTAATGCAATTGATACATATGGCCGTTGAGGAACTCAAGTGTACGACTAGTTAGGTTGATCTCAGTAATACAAAGAACCTGCATTAATGAGAAAAATCCATCAATGAGTGAGAGTTATACGagaataattattaattaagattaCTAAGCTAGTTAAGCTATGATTAAGAAATTGGTGAGTACCTTTCCACCAATTTCCTCTGGAAGTTGAGGGGGTTGGGTCAGTGCGATTATCAGTTTCTTTGGACTCATGAGATGGAGAAGTGGATGACGAGCCATCGGTTCGTGGAGGTGAGTAGTGTTGCTGGCCTCCGTAGTAAATGGAGGAGCTGAAATAGGAAGCTTCTCTCTTTTCATGGCTGCTTCTCTCATCTTTTGAAACACAcaccaaaataaagaagaaaaaaaaaccatatcatcaacatcttcttaCTCTTTGacttttgaagaaaaagaaacaaaaaaggggTAGATAATTTTCAGAAATAATTATCGCAACCAATACttttgtaaaacatgtttttaaaaaataacttcttTTTATTACATCAAATTTCTctataagaaaatgtttttacatttaaaatattgatCAAATTGTTTGATCTAGACAATGACCaataaaaaagtaacaaaaacatCTAGACGAAATGCTTGAGATTGATCTTATTCAGGGAAATTAGAACAATATGTATGctacttaaaataaaatagacaaaCTGGAAATatgtttctccttcttctaaGGTTACTAAATTATCAATACAcattaagatttttaattatattttcaaaaattttaaaatatcttacaaaaaaaaaagaaaaggtgtTAATATAAATACCAGTGGGTTGAGAGATGCTGCCTTGGGATTCAGGAGCAGTGTGGCTTCCCTTCTTCCTTGCTACCTACATTGTGAAATGACTTCACATTAACTAcaaactttataataataataaaactgtaTATACATACCACATacatatttagttatatatgtatatgcacCCATAATTAAGAAGATACATGCATGGTTCTGATAGTTTCTATGCGTACTTGTCGTGTAGCTAGTTAGGAAAATTCTTTATGACTTTGTTGTAAGCCTTATCTGTTCCCAAAAAAGTAACACAAAATCCGTATACATGATAGTTCACCATTTAGATTTCTTGGAGTTTATGAATTAtgtaaaattcaacaaaattacAACTGATTTTGACGAAATTCGTTACACAATggctatatatatgttcattaagtgaaagattttttttttttttaagcgaAAGATCATCGAACATGTATATACTAATTAACATTCAACATATACATacatgcatatacatatataacgATATGTACATATCTAAATATGTTTGTGTAAATTATGTTTTACCGGAGGAGGGAATATGGAGTCGAGTATAGTTGagcaagaagaagcagagctGGCTGATCCTTTCGGACCAAACAGATGATCAAATGAAGtcgaagacgatgatgatgacgaaccAGCTTTGGTTTTCTTGACGATGTCCATTGATATGTGTTAACTAATTagtgtttttaatataataatggGAGCTTttaagagagtgagagagagagagagagagagagagagagagagagagatggagatgtTTGAGTTGTTGAATTAGATAATGATAAGTGTGTGTTTGATGGATATGATGATTTCgtagtttttggtattttgcCCTAACGCCCCAACGGTCTGTTTATATATAACCAACCAACTTCTTctgatggagaaggagatgggtTCACGTGATCCCCACGTGGCTCTGCCGCCGTCTTCAGCTCTCTTCTCACTTCCACGTGTCTTCTCTTATAGATGCTGTGGATAAACTTTGCGTTTACTACTTTTGTACTCTTTCCAATTTAAATtcactctctctcactctcttttgTCATTTGGATAAGTTCTTCACctgcttcctttttttttttgccaaaataaccatatatattaaattattggaAGAGACTCTCTTCGTGAGAGAGTCAAGTAAGAACCGATGTACTTACATGGGAAAACCAGAAACCTCGTATtcttgcacatttcgcaagtttGTCCGTACGGAAATTTCCTTCTCTGGGAATATGCCTTAAGCTAAAATTGACAAAACGATCTCTAAAGTGCTGAAAATTCTGCAATTCCGATGAGAAATTTGGCCAATCTTCTATATTGGACGTCATCTTTAGTAGGTCCGCACAATCCGTTGCAAAAAGTGCTCTATCTAAACCCAAATTCAGTAGGCATTCTATTGCCCAAATGAGGGTATCTAGCTCTGCATGCAAAGGAGAAAGGCTTCTCCTTGAATCTTTTAACCCCAAATGTAAAGTCCTATTCCCAATGGACGCGATCCAGCCATGTCCGCTCCTATCCATGTTCGAGTGCCAAGATCCATCAATGAAACAAATAATGGTGTCCTCTGGAAGTGGGATCGGATGACTACTTGCTTCAACTGTCCCATGCGCTATAACTCTAGTGTTGGTTCTTCTCCATACCTCCTCGTCTTTGATGGCTTTCTCCAAAGTGTATTGCGGGTGTTCAGAGATGTTCTcaaacacttttttgtttctagccttccaaatgtaccacattATCCAAGGGAATGGTCTCAATTGTTCTTAGAGGTAACTCAAGTCTCTATCTCTCCCATATAGGTAGTCAATGTTACTATATAGGGAATGTGAAGGGAACACCATAGGATGAGAAGGTATAGTCGATAGGTCCCACACCTG contains:
- the LOC104734599 gene encoding uncharacterized protein LOC104734599, whose protein sequence is MHNLVFFKMGTHVLSRILFLVLCIYSLRTMVDAAGECGRNPPDREAIKLAPCAMASQDTSAKVSPTCCARVREMGKNPKCLCAVMLSSTARSSGAKPEISMTIPKRCNIASRPIGYKCGAYTLP
- the LOC104734598 gene encoding uncharacterized protein LOC104734598 codes for the protein MTTSIHITALDGIVNVNSLFTLAVFIGLAWNPTDPNNSLVTDPNCVPTTRMAENLVAFHVYSFASFLFSSLIALGLKQAMRLNIASSFHFSARIDPVVYYVNKTALRFGMVISGLGSVCGCGFLMLALINVVQIKLGTLGCGASGHTYAAVVPLLILVPSALFIYVSLMLYAFTR
- the LOC104734600 gene encoding uncharacterized protein LOC104734600, which gives rise to MDIVKKTKAGSSSSSSSTSFDHLFGPKGSASSASSCSTILDSIFPPPVARKKGSHTAPESQGSISQPTDERSSHEKREASYFSSSIYYGGQQHYSPPRTDGSSSTSPSHESKETDNRTDPTPSTSRGNWWKGSLYY